The following is a genomic window from Plasmodium yoelii strain 17X genome assembly, chromosome: 12.
tatgatttttttatagcattgtttttttaattttgtgttatatttaatgattttagtctgtatatatatattttgtaatttcaattttatttattacaacATACTATTCAATAATATAACGACAATTAACTATATAAATGAAGTGAACAAAATggatttataaataatatatatgcttatGTATATAcctttctttctttttttttttttttttttttttttttgatatttttccCTTTTAAATTAATTGGATAACAGGTTCGCTTAAACtgactatattatatatatgggcTGGTTTACATATATGCTTATATATGTTTTGCGATTTactattttccatttttccaATTCGGCATTCGTgttcttattatttaattaacagtttttttttttttttttttttttttttttattttaatgaaaTATTCGATATATTTTCAAACAGTGACTAATTTGTAGTATGCGttcaaaaattaattaattaattatGCATGTGTGTGtactattatatatgcatggaTGTTTGTTATATGGTTAATCAAGCgcacatatatttatgtatatatattatatatatttatatatattatatattatatgtatatacatattagctttcgaattatatatataatattttaagcACGTTTGaatgaaaaaacaaatttttaaGTAAGGTTCATTATCGATTTCGAAAAATAAGTGGTAGAATATATTGTAGCAACATTGGTGCGTAGGTATATGTTAACTATTAAGTTGGAATACAAATTtgttacatataaataaattacatGGTGAAATTGTATTTCAAgtattattaacatatatatatagaagtAAACAAGTCTgaacaataaatatataatcacAAAAATGCATCAAGACAACTCGATGAGAAGAGCAATAAATCAATCACGAAATGGTGGTAGTGATTCATgtgatattaataatgatcgagaacatgataatataaatagaaatagttatattaataattttcatattgaaaatataaatagtgataaaaatgaacaatcatatatatattgctcTGATAGAGCACAAGTTACAGATTCAATTTTAggaaatagaaaatatacacatgaagaaaatataaattcaaCCGAAATGTTTTCAAGAACTAATTATGaatatagtaataaaaataatgtagatatagaaatgtataatattagtaataacaatttttacaATGGAAATAATAACGGTCATAGTAATGATATTAtagattatataaataataataatgtaaataaagATCTTAGTAATACATCAAATAATGCTGATATCAATAcgtatattaaaaaattaacttCGAATCAATCAACTGCATATTGTGATGGAAAAGGTTATAATGAGTCAGCAAATGGAAGTAATTTTGATATAAATTTTAGagatgttataaaaaataataataataaaaattataaaaataataatcatgTACCTGATGATATGTTAGAATTAGGTGATAGATCTTTTGATAGTTCCTTTTATATCCATAATAATGTTGAAGAAATTGACACTGAAAGATCAAATAGATTATCTTTTATGagtaaattaaaaatgtattttaaCTATTTTGGGCCAGGATGGATTGTTGCTATTGCTTATTTAGACCCTGGTAATATATGTGGTAATTTAAATGTTGGGTTAATAAGATCTGATGATTTTATTAATGTAAATAGTTCAGTAAAAGATTATACAGGATATAGATTATTGTGGGTATTAGTATATGGGCATATACttggttttatttttcacaCATTATCAATGAAATTAGGACATATAACAGGTTTAGATCTAGCAGCATTATGTAGAAAAGAATTTAGTAgtaaattttcatattttttatatatatgtgtgcaaATAGCTATTTGGGGAGCCCATTTACAAGCTATTATAGGTGTGTTTGTGGCTATTAATTTGATTTTAGGTATTCCTGTTAAAATAGCAATTCTTTATACATTGATAGAAGCATTTGCATACAgttttttagaaaataaaagtttAGATTTGTTAGAAAAAGTATTAAGTTTACTTATAGGTATATTAGTTTGTTGCTTTATGTTTAATGTTTTTATGACCCCAATAAATTTTCAAGAAGTAGCTTCAAGTATATTATATCCAAGAATACCAAAAGGAAAATTATTAGACACTATGGGATTATTAGGAAGTGTAATATCagcacatatattttatttacattcAAATTTAACttccaaaaaaaaaccagtaatatataatgatagAATGgtaaaaagatataataagTTGGGAACAATCGAATCGGGAGGATCTTTACTTGTATCCTGTATTACAAATTGTATAATTGTTTTAACATTTGCTGAAGTAAATATTAGTGGTGATGATAGAAAAGCTGATTATAATCTTTTTAATGCATATGAtgttatgaaaaaatattttgggAAAACATCGATGTATATATGGTCATTTGGTTTATTAAGTAGTGGAAATAATGCAAGCTTTATGTGTGAATATGCATCAAAATCTGTTTTTGAAGggtttttaaataaaaatgttaatccATTTTTTCGAGTTATATTTTCCCGAATAATTCTTTTTATAATGCTTTATGCATATGTATCCTATGATAAATATACTATTGATCAGTtatcaaattttataaatgttgTTCAGATTTTGTTACTTCCATTAGCAATTATACCATTATACAGATTCTctatacataaaaatgttttGGGAAAGTTTGCTATTAAAGGAGCATTTAAATATCTTGTTTTTGTACTTGTTATTTCTATTATTGTTGCAAATTTTTTACTAACTTTATTTGATTTTCTACAATATGCGCCTAGTAATTTATAcgttatatttatattcatatcttcaatattttatttattattcatcatatatttttttaacatgcCAATTACAAAAACATATTACAAAGATAGTTAGTGTATTCTTCGCTAGTGTAGCTATGTATTTCATGTTTTGTAATTTcgcatttttttattacccATTATATCACAGGTTTATTGTTCACtattcatttattcatttattcattcatttatccattcatttattcattcatttatttattcatttattcattcatttattcattcatttattcatttatttattcatttatgcGCACACCTTTATCATAGGTGATTTCCGATTTACATTGCATTGATATATTATTGCGTTAatgatgaaatatatttattcaccTTATTTCTTCGTTTCCATAAATTtctttgttattatttattttcctataatttcttatattttcctatattttcttatattttcctatattttcttatattttccaATCTTTAAATTTTGACGTAAATTACAcattatatatgatgcatatatattacattattACTATGAATGAAATAATGTGGCGAGAAGCGATGCCCAtcgttttatttattattatgcttagtatatttttttttttttataaatccacgatattttttaaatatttttatttttatatatatttttctttttatttttatttttctttttatatttatttttctttttctttttatttttctttttatttttctttttatttttctttttaattttaattttaaatattctcGAAAATTTAGTAATGATATATTGTGTTGTaagaataaatattatttttctctaTTTAAATTCAtgcatattttcattatttttttgctatttttattttttttttgtttttttcaatatcttTATTAATTTCAATGAAATAAATTGAGTAAAAATCCTCACAAAATCTAAGGAATGAAACTAGTTTCAATTCTTTTTATAaacttatataaataaaaatgtaaattattatacaaaTAAGCCTACagtatattttgtatattatccCCATAAATCAATTTGTTCTATAGGATATTTACAATTTTGAGAAATTGTTATAACATATTAATATGAGCAATTCAATTcgttacaaaaaaaaagttatatttttatatatacatttatcaCATGTAGATAAAACAACATGTCTTTATagtatattcataaaaatgtGCCAGTCAAAATATGCCAGTAAAATATGGCAGTAAAAATGTGCCACTAAAATGTGCCAGGAAAAATGTGCCAGTCAAAATATGGCAGTAAAATACACCATAAAAACAATGAAtgtgtataaaaaaatacgtACATTCTTACAAATTAATAACCtttcattttataaaaaaaaatgtaactATAAATAAGATAATAAGTCGGTGTTCTCATCTGATGGTTTTTCAAAGTTGTCAAATTCATCTTTATCACCTGTCAAATCGCTACGATTGTTATTAGCAGCATGATGATGGTGATTATGATGATGGTGATTATGATGATGGTGATTATGATGGTGATGATTATTATTGTGATAGTTTTTTATATGGTCATATTTACAACAATGAtctaaatttttttcttttaaaagcTTGTGGGACGCATAGTTTGTACTTAATAAAAAAGTAGCTCCTAACAATGCCAAAGGAATATGGAGGGTTTCaataatatcatttatattatcgtTGCTAAATTCAATATGTGCATGcgatattataaataatgtcATTCCAGTTAAGGCAGACATAAGCAAAGGAACATTTCttaatttgtaaaaattGATAATTGTGGTTAAGGTAATTATTGgcatcataaaaaataatgctaCCTAAGAATtgaattataaacaaaatattagcatttattattattcaaaaatataaaaaaaaaaaaaaataatataaaggTAGGTAGAcataaaataatgtatatCCTAATTTACCTTTTCCATAAATATATGCCATGAATCATGACCATGATGATCTATGGAAACATTTCCATGGATAGCATTTTCGGTATTTAAGGTGCTAATACTATTactgttaaaaaaataatgcttTACAAGACTAAAAAATGACAATAAAATTGTAAGGACGGGTATTAAAACACAGTCAATTAAACATAGTAAGCTTGCTATCGATGATATTTTATTCAAATCTACGTtgatatatgaatatattctGTGAACAAATAGGAAAagaaatttaattatttgtataatttcAAAACAACATGAATtaaaatgattaaaaaaaattaaaatatttcatcACATAAAACTAGGTTAAGGCTTGCATGGTACTATATATTccaattttatgatgcattttttttatttttttatttttttatttttttatttttttttttttttttttttttttttacctcATAAACTGTTTCTTCATTGTAGCAAAGCTATATTTGCAAACATATCTTATATAGGTCAAATaaattttcctttttcatctataatataaaaaaaggtCTCATAAGTTGGTAAAGCCAATATTgttaaaattattcaaagttttaatattttttcataaaggtatgtatatatatatttcatcatGATTATATTTTGGAGAATATCTtatgcttatttttatttaactaAAAATAGGTTGCACTATCAATTTTTGCCCATTTGTTGTAAGGAATTtaaacatacatatatactatatacatacatgcatactatatacatacatgcatactatatacatacatatatactatatacatacatatatactatatacatacatacatgcatacatatatattgtaacATGTTCGTGCATTTCGATgttaattctttattttttatggaaTGCATTAAAAAGGAAAACAAAGCAAATAATCCACAACAATGCAgcaaaacaaattaaaaaaaaatataaagatattcaaaaattataaaaaaaaaaaataaatgtttataaataataattttccgCTTTTTAAcagtattttatatattaggTATTATCCTAAATAGTAGACTTTATACTTTATGAgtatattgtatttttatttttttgtcacatttataatatatgcactatattaataataattattatatttatataaaacttattaAATAATCTCATATCcaatttaaatttatcttttttatgattataaataatgtccattattttttaatgtctCTAATTTATGAAATGCATAATTTGTGtttattcaaaatataatatttaattttaattaaattgtgaaaaaattattttataaattggTTTTGTATGATAATGGTGTAATAAATAAGTTAATGTCTACCcgttaaaaataatgatgatgaattttttaatcgtataattcttaaaaataatgatgatgaattttttaatcgtataattcttaaaaataatgatgatgaatAATTCTTATGAATAattcttaaaaataattcttataaatataaccTATGCAATATCTTGTcgatatgaaaataaattcacTACATTGGTTGTTTTCCTTATAAGGATATACATATGAAAATTGtatgtgtgcatatatattttttcctgaATTGTAGATTTGCAATTAGCAAAAAATAGCATATAGACAACACAATAATGGCATGCAATATATGCCTACACAATACATTAAAGTGTGTATAAATATCAAAATGCctttgtatatttattttttt
Proteins encoded in this region:
- a CDS encoding divalent metal transporter, putative; the protein is MHQDNSMRRAINQSRNGGSDSCDINNDREHDNINRNSYINNFHIENINSDKNEQSYIYCSDRAQVTDSILGNRKYTHEENINSTEMFSRTNYEYSNKNNVDIEMYNISNNNFYNGNNNGHSNDIIDYINNNNVNKDLSNTSNNADINTYIKKLTSNQSTAYCDGKGYNESANGSNFDINFRDVIKNNNNKNYKNNNHVPDDMLELGDRSFDSSFYIHNNVEEIDTERSNRLSFMSKLKMYFNYFGPGWIVAIAYLDPGNICGNLNVGLIRSDDFINVNSSVKDYTGYRLLWVLVYGHILGFIFHTLSMKLGHITGLDLAALCRKEFSSKFSYFLYICVQIAIWGAHLQAIIGVFVAINLILGIPVKIAILYTLIEAFAYSFLENKSLDLLEKVLSLLIGILVCCFMFNVFMTPINFQEVASSILYPRIPKGKLLDTMGLLGSVISAHIFYLHSNLTSKKKPVIYNDRMVKRYNKLGTIESGGSLLVSCITNCIIVLTFAEVNISGDDRKADYNLFNAYDVMKKYFGKTSMYIWSFGLLSSGNNASFMCEYASKSVFEGFLNKNVNPFFRVIFSRIILFIMLYAYVSYDKYTIDQLSNFINVVQILLLPLAIIPLYRFSIHKNVLGKFAIKGAFKYLVFVLVISIIVANFLLTLFDFLQYAPSNLYVIFIFISSIFYLLFIIYFFNMPITKTYYKDS
- a CDS encoding MerC domain-containing protein, putative, whose product is MKKQFMRIYSYINVDLNKISSIASLLCLIDCVLIPVLTILLSFFSLVKHYFFNSNSISTLNTENAIHGNVSIDHHGHDSWHIFMEKVALFFMMPIITLTTIINFYKLRNVPLLMSALTGMTLFIISHAHIEFSNDNINDIIETLHIPLALLGATFLLSTNYASHKLLKEKNLDHCCKYDHIKNYHNNNHHHHNHHHHNHHHHNHHHHAANNNRSDLTGDKDEFDNFEKPSDENTDLLSYL